From Corallococcus caeni:
TCGATGAGCACCGGCTTGCGCTTGCGCACCGCGCGCCACGCCTCGTCGTCGTAGCGCAGGGCGCCCAGGTCATCCATGTCGATGCCGAAGAACTTCTTCCACGCGGACACCATCGCGGCGCCCACCTTCTCGTCCGCGTCCGTGCGCGCCTGGTTCACGACGAGCCGCACGCGGAACGCCGCCAGCTCGCGCTCCAGCCGCTCCGCGTCCGAAGGGGCCTTGCGCCGCACCTGCGCGACGACGTCGTGCAGCGTCCGCAGGGCGCCCTCGCGGGTGGACAGCGCGCCTTCGACGAGGTCCTGGATGCCGTAGCGCGCCTCCGTCTGCTGGAGCTTGCGGAAGAAGGCCGCCTTGACGAAGCGGTACGCGTTCTCCACGGACGTGGGCTCCGGCAGCACGACGAGCAGGCCGTGGTCCGCGATGAGGAAGAAGTCGAGCGTGTTGAAGCTGGTGCCCGCGCCCAGGTCCAGGATGAGGTAGTCCGCCGTCGTCTGCGACAGCAGCGTGCGCAAGAGCTTCTGCTTCTGCGCGTACTTGAGGTTCGCCGCGTCCAGCGAGTCCTGCGCGCCGGCGATCAGCGACAGCCCGGGCACGCCAGTGGAGACCATCACCTCTTCGAGGTTGGCCTTCCCGCGCCGGAGGAAGTCCGACAGCGTGGCCTCCGGAGGCCCCACGCCCAGGCACGTGTGCAGGTTGGCGCCGCCCAGGTCCGCGTCCACGAGCAGCACCTTGTGGCCGGCCTGCGCGAGCGCGACGCCCAGGTTCGCGGACACCATCGACTTGCCGATGCCGCCCTTGCCGCCGCCCACCGCGATGATCCGCCGCGAGCGGGCGCGCCGCGCGAGGCCCGCGGGCCCTGCAGGCGACACGTCATTGGCCGCACGCGGCGAAGCGCCAGCAAGCGAGGCGGGAGCGGATGGAGGCAAGGGGGCGGGCTTCACGAAGGCTCGCATCAAAGCCCGTCCTACCGCCCGAGTCGACACCCCGCCATTTCACGGCCGTTCCCCACGGCCCCGGTGCCCGCGCCCCGGCGCCAGGAGGCTCGGGGAGCAGGCGGCCGGGGAACCGTTCGCTGTCACTC
This genomic window contains:
- a CDS encoding P-loop NTPase; amino-acid sequence: MRAFVKPAPLPPSAPASLAGASPRAANDVSPAGPAGLARRARSRRIIAVGGGKGGIGKSMVSANLGVALAQAGHKVLLVDADLGGANLHTCLGVGPPEATLSDFLRRGKANLEEVMVSTGVPGLSLIAGAQDSLDAANLKYAQKQKLLRTLLSQTTADYLILDLGAGTSFNTLDFFLIADHGLLVVLPEPTSVENAYRFVKAAFFRKLQQTEARYGIQDLVEGALSTREGALRTLHDVVAQVRRKAPSDAERLERELAAFRVRLVVNQARTDADEKVGAAMVSAWKKFFGIDMDDLGALRYDDEAWRAVRKRKPVLIERPDSPVAQGLQRIAARILTLDGPSPESAIP